GCGAACCGGTCGGCGATGCCAGCGTCGTCGCCGAACATGGCATCGCGGACCGGGTCGAACGCCTCGGCGGATTCGGCAGACGCGGTCGGCCAGTCCGCCCACCGGGCGAGGGCGCTGGCAGCGGTCCTAATGAACAGCAGGGATTCGCCCTCAGTCGGAGAGGAGATGCGGTCGGGGTGTGCGGCGGCGCCGACAACCAGTCGCGGCCGGTCGTGGGGGCGAAGGTGCGCCCACATGCACGCGACCGCCTCCTCAAAGCCGGCGCCGGCCCAAACCACGCGACCTTTGCCGATGAGTGCAGACCCTGCGGCCTTTGCGCCAGCCGGGTGGGTGTGAATTCCCTGTTCGGCGGTGCCGATGACAAAGGCGGACGCATTGAGCGGACTGTCGACCGGAATGGGCTCACTGAGGGTGTCCCACAGGGCGTGAAGGTCCAGCGTTTCTACCGCGGCAGTCGGAACGACGGCTGCGGTAGTGACGACCATGCCGGCACGGTCCGCGGTGACATCTGCGGCGGTCGATGTGACGATGAAGGTCTCGCCCAGCCGGTACGCGGAGACGAACGGTTCAAGATCGAGGCCCTCACTGAGAGCCGGGGCGTCTGTTCGCCACACGATGGCGGCCAGGATGGTGTTATCTACGCCGCTGTGTCCGACGACGTCGTGTGCGCCGGACTTGTTACCGAAGCGCGCGAGATGGAATTCGGTCATTCCACCGCAATCAATTTGGTCAGGTCGGGGTCGCGTGCCCCGTCCTCCGACACGAGCCAGCCCATGGCGCTCGGGCCCTCGTCAATGAACTCAACGTCAGGATTGGCTTCGGTAAGCGCCCGGCCCTGCGCGGACAGACCGAGAACACGGTAACGCGGGCCGAACGTCGTCGTGCAGTAGGAGTCGAGGAGCGCCAGTTGGTTACGAATCACCTGCGAAGGCATGGTGTCGTCGGGGTAACCGAGTTCGTCCCAGCACGAAAGTGCGACCGTGACACGAAGGTCGTTGGTCACTTCGAGCTGGGTGCGGCCGTGCTGGAGAAGTTGCAGCAGTTCGACAAGAAACATGTCGATCGGCAGTTTCTGAACATCAGCACCTGCGGCCCGTTCGGCTGAGGCACTGGCGAGCTCGCCGACGGGTCGGCTCACCAGGTCAGGCATGTCGGGGTGTAGGGAGAGGCGAACCATCACGACCCAGTGGTCGCTAGTCGCCGCTAGGTCGCGCCACCGGTCTGGCAGCCGCAGGGAGTCTCCCACTCGACGCAAATCTTCACCTGCGTAGTCGGGAACAGTGATGTCCCACTCGCGGCCCGTGTGGTTCTCGACGAGAGGGAGGGTGAGGCTGGTCTCGGTTCCGTTCGCAGTATGGGCGGCGGGGCGCCCGGTGGCGAGGCGGGCGAGCCCGTCCTTGATGGCGACCAGCGAATCGACGGCTCCACGCAACTGCATCTGGCCGTCGCCGTCGAACACGCGACCGTAGAGCTGGAGCAGGTAGGTGGACTTGCCGGAATCCGGGCCGCCTAGCACTAGGACCTGGCCGCTGTTCATCGGCGTCCTCCGCGCAGTTGAACTGCCATCTGACGCACCCACTTTTCTGGGTCGCCGGTGCTGGCGTATACGGGGCGCAACGCCGCCTCGATGGCCGAATCGATCGGCTCAACGATGGACGAAAAGGTCTCTGGGTCGTGCGCGGAGACCTGCAGGGCTTCCATCTCGAAGTACTTGCGATTGACCCTATTGATCGCTTCCAGCATGTTTTCGGGGACGCCGACGTCGGCCTTCGAGAGGACCGGGATGACCGGACGTCCGGCGGCAGCAGTCCGAAGACGAATGGCGAGCGACTGGTAGTTCACGCGGGCCTGGCCACGCTCCGCGCCGCGGAGTGCATCGCCGTCGGCGAGGAGGAGGAAAGCATCCGCGTGGTCGGCCACCCACTGAGCGCCTTCGGCGAGGGCAGGTTCTTCGGCCCAACGGGAGAACCACTCGCCCGGTGCGTCAGTGAGCAGAAGGTGGAACGGGCGGGCGCCGTCAGCTGCATCGTCGTGGTTCGAGTACGCGACGTGTAGGAGCGCAGGGGAGCGGACATCCGACGAGGAGGTGTGTGGTGGGAACCCGGAGCCAACCGGCTGCCACTGTAGGTGTCGTGCAATCTGGTGCCAACCCATCAAGCTATAGGACCCGGCGAACGACCGGCTGTACCTTCCCAGTCCGCGACGGGCAGCAACCCAGTGGGCAGCGAGCAGGGTGGTCTTCCCTGAACGCGCTGCCCCGACGACACCGACCACGTGCGGGCGACTCTGTGCGGCAATCGGGAACACGTCGGTCAGGCCTAGCGCGAGGCCGGACCACGGGAGTCGCTGGCCCTGCGTCACCTCCTGCTCGGGCGCTGGAGCGCCCTCCGGCGCCGGGACCGCTAGGTGTTCGCACCCTGCAACGTTGCCCAGTACGCAGAGGGTGTCCGGCGCGTAACAGTTCTCGCGGCTGCAGGTGGCGGCGCCGCCCGCTGTGGTCGTCATGATCGGTTGGTACCGGTTCCGCTGAGACGTCGAGCCTGAAGATCCCGGAACAGCAGCACCGCGGCACGGCTGGCCGTCATGTCCTTACTCCGTGCCAGCAACTGGGTCTCTGCATCGGACTGGGCGGCGTCAAGAACAAGTGTTGGAGTGTGCCTGCTACCAGCTGGGAGGCTGTCGGCAGCCCCTGACAGATCTTCGATGGAGACTTTCGCGTCGCCAGTGGCCGTGGCAACCACGCCGGACAGCAGATGTTCGGCTGCCAGGGGCGCTACCTCAGGCATTAGCAGGTGCAGGTCGTATGCCGCAGCGACCGGAACTTCGGCCGGTTGAAGGTCGGAGTACCCGACTCGACGCGTCGGGCTGAACGCCGTGCGCTCCCACCACAGGAGTTCGCCCCGCAGGCGCGTCGACTCAATGGCGTTCTCCTGGGCCGCAAGGATCTCGCGCAGCTTTTTGCCGAGCTCGCCAGCGAACGTCCGAAGGTCCTCGTTCGACTGACGGAGCGCCTTCGCGGAAGCAACCTCAGACGCGCTTACTAGCGCCTCAACATGAGCCGGGTACTCCGGCATCATGGCTATGGCGAAGTGCTGCCAGTTGTTCGACGCTACGAACGCGGCCGCGTTCTCGCGCGCGGTTGTCCCCGTGGGTGTCGTGATGCGATCGTCGACGACCTTCGAGACAGAGGGCATCGTCACCTTCGATGACACCGACACAGGGGACCAAGACGCTTGAACGCTTTCCCACGCGGCGTCGTCCCACGTCTTCAACAAATCACCTAGCGGCTCAGCCCAGCTCCCCGCCGGCAGCTCCTCCAATGCGGTGCGTAGCGAGTACCAGGCGGCGGTGAGAATATTTGAGTCGTCCTCGGCCGCTGTCGCGACCGCTGCAAGCGTGATGGCACGGAGTAGCGACAGCGGCGGCCCGTCGAACGCGTTGCGGACCGTCTCCCACTGCGCTGCTAACTCCTCGTACGCTTCTGTGAGCGGGTCGGTTTCAGCGCCGCAGTCCTCATCGACGGCGGCAACGACGGCGTGCGGCACCAAGGAACGTAGGTCGCCCTTGAACCGCTTACCGAGCGCCAGAGCGGCGTCCCGCACCATCGCGAGCCGCTCTTCCCCCTCACCGATCTCGGTCAGGAGCCTCCGGTGGAGAAGCTCACCAATCAGATCCATCGGTCCCCCATGTCACGCAGTTCAAACTCGGCCGATCCGTCGCGACACGGTAGCAACCGGCGCCGACACGCCGCACACAACTGAAGAGCACAACAGGACATAGCAAGCGTTGCTTGTTGACTATCGAGTCCCTGGCTGGTCGTCGGTCCGGTCACTCGATGATCACTGTCCGGCGGCCGCTGGCTTCCGCCGATCTGGCCTGCGTCATAGTGGGCGGACTGCCCCACTCCTACATCAGCAGCACGTACGACCCGAGCGCGACGAGCCACGACACGAACGACCCGAGCAGGAAGTACTCCGTCATCTCGTGGACCGTCTGCTGCTCGTGGCGCGAGGACAGCTCGGGGAAGCGCAGCAGGCCCTTGGCCGCCACCACGATCGACGCGGCGGTGACCTGGCCACCCATCGCCAGCGCGAGGATGAAGACCCGCTCGAGCGGACCGAGCAGCCGACCGCCCTTGAGCTGGGTGGGCGGCATGCCGCCGTCCTTGCGGGGGTTGATGGTGCCGGTGGTCTTCAGCACCAGCCGGACCAGCACGTTGCCGGTGGAGAGCTGGACGCCGAACGCACCGACCACCAGCAGGAACCGGTCGGGCGTGACGCCGGCGAGCACCGGGACGGTGACGTGGTCGAGCCAGCGCCCGAGCAGGCCAGACGCCTCCGGGGCGAAGCCGGAGCAGACCACGGCAGCGCCCACCGCGAGGACGAACAGCGTGAGCGGCAGCCACGCCGGCCCCGGGTGCCGGAAGCCCCACGTGACGGTGAGGTCCCACAGCACCACGACCGCGGCCACCACCAGCAGCGCGGCCACGTCACGCCCGGAGGTCAGGCCGGCGAGCAGCCCGGAGACGAGCGCCACCAGTCCCCCGACGCACCCCGGCAGCACCGGCGTGCGCCGCACCGAGTGGGTCAGGTCGGTGACCGCGAAGCCGATCAGCAGGATCCCGAGCCAGCTCATCGTCGTCCTCCCTCCGTCACAGTCCGCGCAGCATCTCGTCGGCAGCCAGCACCACGCCGATGCCGTCGGCCCGCACCCGCTGCGACACCGCCGAGGGGCTGATGCCGAGGTCGTCGGCGATCTCCTGCTGCTGCCTGCCCCTCAGCAGACCATCCAGCACCGACATCGAGCGCGGCGACAGGCCGGAGACGACCTGGTCGCGCGTCATCAGCGCGGCGTTGACCAGCGCCGGCGGCGGACCGTCCTCGCCCTCCGCCGCGGCGTACGCCGTGCGCACCCCGCGCAGCGGGGCGCGGCGCTCGTAGTCCTCGGCCGTGTCGACGGCCGACCGCGCGGCCCACCAGCCGGGGCCGTCCTCGACGCGCGGCTCGTCGGCCAGCACCTGCACGCCTCCCCACCCGATGCCCTGGCGCACGTCGACGTCGGGCAGCAGCGCGAGCCGCAGGCGCAGGGTCGCGGCGACCGCGTCACCCAGGGTGGCGAAGATGCCTTGGAACTCGTCGCCGACCCCGATCCGGAGCGGCACCGGTGGCGCGAAGGTGGCGTTGACCTCCGCGACCGCGCGGGCGAACCGCTCGTGGACGGCGGCGCGGTCGGCGCTGCGGCGCGAGCCCACCAGGTCACCGATCACGGTGACTGAAGGTTCGAGCTTCATCTCGCTCATCTGAAGAGCATACCTTCTTCTAGGCCGGATGAAGCACGAGACTTCACTCCCAGAACACCCGTTCGACCACCGCGTGGGCCCGGCGGGTGGTGCGCAGGTAGTCGTTCACCATCTGGTCGGACGCGCCCTGCGGGTAGCCGAGCACCCGCGCCACCGCGGCGCGCTCCCGGGCGTCGCGCGGCAGCTGGTCGGCCGGGCGGCCCCGCACCAGCGTGACGGCGTTGCGGACCCGGCTGACCAGCCGCCACGCCTCGGCGAGCGTCGCCGCGTCGTCCTCCGACACCAGGCCCGCCTCGGCGGCCGCCGCCAGCGCCGGCAGCGTCTGGGGCGTGCGCAGCGCCTCGATCGCGCCGGCGTGCCGCATCTGCAGGAGCTGGACGGTCCACTCGACGTCGGCCAGTCCCCCGCGGCCGAGCTTGAGGTGGGTCTGCCGGTCGGCGCCGCGCGGCAGCCGCTCGTCGTCGACCCGGGCCTTGATCCGGCGCACCTCGACCACGTCGGCCTCGCTGATGCCGCCCGCGGGGAAGCGCAGCGGGTCGACCAGCTCGGTGAAGCGCCGCCGCAGCGCCTCGTCGCCGACCACCGCGTCGGCGCGCAGCAGGGCCTGGAACTCCCACACGTGCGACCACTTGGCGTAGTAGGCGGCGTAGGACTCCACGGTCCGCACCATCGGTCCGTTCTTGCCCTCGGGCCGCAGGTCCGGGTCGACCTCGAGCGGCGGGTCGCTGGCCGGCAGCGACAGCAGACGGCGCAGCTCGGCGACGACGGCCGTGGCGTAGGACGACGCGACCTGCGCCTCGACCCCCTCGACCGGGTCGTGCACGAACATCACGTCCGCGTCCGAGCCGTAGGACAGCTCGAACCCGCCGTAGCGCCCCATCGCGACCACCGCGATCGCGCTCGGCGCCTGCTCCAGGCCGCGCTGGCGGCGCACCGCCTCGGCCGCGATGTCGAGGGTCGCCTGCAGCGTCGCATCGGTGAGCCGGCTCAGCCCCTGCCCGACGAGCGCGACGTCGGTGCCGGCGACCAGCTCGCCGGTGGCGATCCGCAGCAGCTCGCGACGGCGTACGCCCCGCACCGCGCCGACCGCAGCCTCGGGCGAGTCGGCCCGCTCGAGGACGGCCTGCATCTCCGCGAGCGCCGCCTCGGCGCTGAGCGGCTCGAGCGACTCCCCCAGCATCCGCACGCCCTGCGGCTCGCGCTCGAGCAGGTCGGTGGCGTAGCGCGAGGTGCCCAGCACGTGGGCCAGCCGCTGGGCGACCTCGCCCTCGTCGCGCAGCATCGTGAGGTACCACGGCGAGCGCCCCAGGCTCTCGCTGATCCGGCGGAAGCCGAAGAGCCCGGCGTCCGGGTCCGGCGCGTCGGCGAACCACTCCAGCAGGACCGGGAGCAGGGTGCGCTGGATGTCGGAGGTGCGCGAGACCCCGCTGGTCAGGGCCTCGAGGTGGCGCAGCGCCGCCTTGGGGTCGGCGTAGCCGAGCGCGGCGAGCCGCGCCTCGGCCGCCTCGAGCGAGAGCCGCGCCTCGGACCCGGCCAGGCGGGCGACCGCGCCGAGCAGCGGGCGGTAGAACAGCTTCTCGTGCAGCCGCCGGACCTCGCGGCGGTGGTGGCGCCACTGCTTGTCGAGCTGGGCGACCGGCTCGGAGAAGAGCCCCAGCGAGCGACCGAGCCGGCGCAACGACGCCTCGTCGTCGGGCAGCACGTGCGTGCGGCGCAGCTGGTGCAGCTGGACGCGGTGCTCGAGGGTGCGCAGGAAGGCGTACGCCTCGTGCAGCTTCTCGCCGTCCTCGCGGCCGACGTAGCCGCCGTCGGTGAGCCTCGCCAGCGCGCTCAGCGTGGCCCCGTCGCGCAGCGTCGCGTCGGCGCGGCCGTGCACGAGCTGGAGCAGCTGCACCGCGAACTCGACGTCGCGCAGCCCGCCCGAGCCGAGCTTGATCTGCCGCTCGGCCTCGTGGGCGGGGATGTGGTCGACGACGCGACGCCGCATCGCCTGCACGTCGGCGACGAAGCCGTCGCGCTCGGCGGCCGACCAGACCATCGGCTCGATCATCTCGACGTACGCCCGGCCGAGCGCGAGGTCGCCGGCCACCGGACGGGCCTTGAGCAGCGCCTGGAACTCCCAGGTCTTGGCCCACTTCTCGTAGTAGCCGCGGTGGCTGGCCAGCGTGCGGACCAGCGGCCCCTGGCTGCCCTCGGGAC
This region of Nocardioides palaemonis genomic DNA includes:
- a CDS encoding TRAFAC clade GTPase domain-containing protein, which produces MTTTAGGAATCSRENCYAPDTLCVLGNVAGCEHLAVPAPEGAPAPEQEVTQGQRLPWSGLALGLTDVFPIAAQSRPHVVGVVGAARSGKTTLLAAHWVAARRGLGRYSRSFAGSYSLMGWHQIARHLQWQPVGSGFPPHTSSSDVRSPALLHVAYSNHDDAADGARPFHLLLTDAPGEWFSRWAEEPALAEGAQWVADHADAFLLLADGDALRGAERGQARVNYQSLAIRLRTAAAGRPVIPVLSKADVGVPENMLEAINRVNRKYFEMEALQVSAHDPETFSSIVEPIDSAIEAALRPVYASTGDPEKWVRQMAVQLRGGRR
- a CDS encoding GTPase-associated system all-helical protein GASH; translation: MDLIGELLHRRLLTEIGEGEERLAMVRDAALALGKRFKGDLRSLVPHAVVAAVDEDCGAETDPLTEAYEELAAQWETVRNAFDGPPLSLLRAITLAAVATAAEDDSNILTAAWYSLRTALEELPAGSWAEPLGDLLKTWDDAAWESVQASWSPVSVSSKVTMPSVSKVVDDRITTPTGTTARENAAAFVASNNWQHFAIAMMPEYPAHVEALVSASEVASAKALRQSNEDLRTFAGELGKKLREILAAQENAIESTRLRGELLWWERTAFSPTRRVGYSDLQPAEVPVAAAYDLHLLMPEVAPLAAEHLLSGVVATATGDAKVSIEDLSGAADSLPAGSRHTPTLVLDAAQSDAETQLLARSKDMTASRAAVLLFRDLQARRLSGTGTNRS
- a CDS encoding SatD family protein, producing MSEMKLEPSVTVIGDLVGSRRSADRAAVHERFARAVAEVNATFAPPVPLRIGVGDEFQGIFATLGDAVAATLRLRLALLPDVDVRQGIGWGGVQVLADEPRVEDGPGWWAARSAVDTAEDYERRAPLRGVRTAYAAAEGEDGPPPALVNAALMTRDQVVSGLSPRSMSVLDGLLRGRQQQEIADDLGISPSAVSQRVRADGIGVVLAADEMLRGL
- a CDS encoding bifunctional [glutamine synthetase] adenylyltransferase/[glutamine synthetase]-adenylyl-L-tyrosine phosphorylase encodes the protein MTSSGAFVRKGFADGAAAAAGIEALGDAGRPLTDVLAATADPDAALAELLRLVEALDDRSAGAGRAMLTEVADDEGTAMRLCCVLGASAALAQHLVRHPDHWRELTDPTLGSTRPAAYAVRAAMLAAVGADHTATEPVATVADAEAVDALRVEYRRILLRLAARDLAHHVGVDDAAAELSDLAGATLEAALAVARARVGEQAHAARLAVIAMGKCGGHELNYVSDVDVVFVHEPAEGADDGVALRAATQLASHLMRICSDHTREGAIWPVDANLRPEGSQGPLVRTLASHRGYYEKWAKTWEFQALLKARPVAGDLALGRAYVEMIEPMVWSAAERDGFVADVQAMRRRVVDHIPAHEAERQIKLGSGGLRDVEFAVQLLQLVHGRADATLRDGATLSALARLTDGGYVGREDGEKLHEAYAFLRTLEHRVQLHQLRRTHVLPDDEASLRRLGRSLGLFSEPVAQLDKQWRHHRREVRRLHEKLFYRPLLGAVARLAGSEARLSLEAAEARLAALGYADPKAALRHLEALTSGVSRTSDIQRTLLPVLLEWFADAPDPDAGLFGFRRISESLGRSPWYLTMLRDEGEVAQRLAHVLGTSRYATDLLEREPQGVRMLGESLEPLSAEAALAEMQAVLERADSPEAAVGAVRGVRRRELLRIATGELVAGTDVALVGQGLSRLTDATLQATLDIAAEAVRRQRGLEQAPSAIAVVAMGRYGGFELSYGSDADVMFVHDPVEGVEAQVASSYATAVVAELRRLLSLPASDPPLEVDPDLRPEGKNGPMVRTVESYAAYYAKWSHVWEFQALLRADAVVGDEALRRRFTELVDPLRFPAGGISEADVVEVRRIKARVDDERLPRGADRQTHLKLGRGGLADVEWTVQLLQMRHAGAIEALRTPQTLPALAAAAEAGLVSEDDAATLAEAWRLVSRVRNAVTLVRGRPADQLPRDARERAAVARVLGYPQGASDQMVNDYLRTTRRAHAVVERVFWE